From Pseudomonas sp. StFLB209, a single genomic window includes:
- the folX gene encoding dihydroneopterin triphosphate 2'-epimerase: MAKLEPGTARIRVKDLRLRTFIGINEDEILNKQDVLINLTICYPAQQAVRDNDIDHALNYRTITKAIIQHVEGNRFALLERLTQEVLDLVMSNEAVTYAEVEVDKPHALRFAESVSITLSGQR, encoded by the coding sequence ATGGCGAAACTGGAACCAGGCACCGCGCGCATCCGGGTCAAGGACCTGCGCCTGCGCACATTCATCGGCATCAACGAAGACGAGATTCTCAACAAGCAGGACGTGCTGATCAACCTGACGATCTGCTACCCGGCCCAGCAAGCGGTGCGCGACAACGACATCGATCACGCGCTGAATTACCGCACCATCACCAAGGCAATCATCCAGCACGTCGAAGGCAATCGCTTCGCCCTGCTCGAACGCCTGACCCAGGAAGTCCTGGATCTGGTGATGAGTAATGAAGCGGTGACCTACGCCGAGGTTGAAGTCGACAAACCTCACGCCCTGCGTTTTGCCGAGTCGGTGTCGATCACCCTCTCTGGCCAGCGCTGA
- a CDS encoding DUF1244 domain-containing protein, with protein MTEPQLTEQQRLELEAAAFRRLVAHLDSRKDVQNIDLMNLSGFCRNCLSKWYKAAADERSIEVSLDDAREVVYGMPYNEWKSLYQKQASAEQLAAFKEPKHD; from the coding sequence ATGACCGAGCCACAATTGACCGAACAGCAACGCCTGGAACTCGAAGCGGCCGCCTTCCGCCGCCTGGTTGCCCATCTGGACAGCCGCAAGGACGTGCAGAACATCGACCTGATGAACCTCTCGGGTTTTTGCCGCAACTGCCTGTCGAAGTGGTACAAGGCCGCCGCTGACGAGCGCAGCATCGAGGTCAGCCTCGACGACGCCCGCGAGGTGGTCTACGGCATGCCGTACAACGAGTGGAAATCGCTTTACCAGAAACAAGCCAGTGCCGAGCAACTTGCGGCCTTCAAGGAACCCAAGCATGACTGA
- a CDS encoding HopJ type III effector protein codes for MTDLNTLRASLRSGQHAFAETLAFIAEGYDYQPQAFRNGEVENVAGQNEGSCKTLGLALLEGLSDEEALLAFGEHYRSVQATPEGSDHGNIRALIAHGLAGVKFEAEPLKRKA; via the coding sequence ATGACTGATCTGAACACCCTGCGCGCCAGCCTGCGCAGCGGCCAACACGCATTCGCAGAGACCCTGGCATTCATTGCCGAAGGCTACGACTACCAGCCACAGGCCTTCCGCAATGGCGAGGTGGAAAACGTTGCCGGGCAGAACGAGGGTTCGTGCAAGACCCTGGGCCTGGCCCTGCTTGAAGGGCTGAGCGACGAAGAAGCCCTGCTGGCCTTCGGCGAACACTATCGCTCGGTACAGGCCACTCCTGAAGGCAGCGACCACGGCAATATTCGCGCCCTGATTGCCCATGGCCTGGCCGGCGTGAAGTTCGAAGCCGAACCGCTCAAGCGCAAAGCCTGA
- the trxB gene encoding thioredoxin-disulfide reductase: MSDVRHSRVIILGSGPAGYSAAVYAARANLKPLLITGMQAGGQLTTTTEVDNWPGDPHGLTGPALMERMREHAERFETEIVFDHINSVDLAGKPFSLKGDSGTYTCDALIIATGASARYLGLPSEEAFMGKGVSACATCDGFFYRNKPVAVVGGGNTAVEEALYLANIASKVTLVHRRDTFRAEKILIDKLHARVAEGKIELKLNATLDEVLGDNMGVTGARLKNNDGSQEDVKVDGVFIAIGHTPNTSLFEGQLALKDGYMVVNGGREGNATATSVEGVFAAGDVADHVYRQAITSAGAGCMAALDVERYLDGLANASF; this comes from the coding sequence ATGTCCGATGTCCGTCATTCCCGAGTGATTATCCTCGGCTCCGGCCCTGCCGGTTACAGTGCTGCGGTCTACGCCGCCCGTGCCAACCTCAAGCCGCTGCTGATCACCGGCATGCAGGCAGGCGGTCAGCTGACCACCACCACTGAAGTCGACAACTGGCCGGGCGACCCCCACGGCCTGACCGGCCCGGCGCTGATGGAGCGTATGCGTGAGCACGCCGAGCGCTTCGAGACCGAGATCGTCTTCGACCACATCAACTCTGTGGACCTGGCCGGCAAACCGTTCAGCCTCAAGGGCGACAGCGGCACCTATACCTGCGACGCGCTGATCATCGCCACCGGTGCCAGCGCCCGCTACCTGGGCCTGCCGTCCGAAGAAGCATTCATGGGCAAGGGCGTTTCGGCCTGTGCGACCTGTGATGGTTTCTTCTACCGCAACAAGCCTGTGGCGGTGGTCGGCGGTGGCAATACCGCTGTGGAAGAAGCCCTGTACCTGGCCAACATCGCCAGCAAGGTCACGCTGGTACACCGCCGCGATACCTTCCGCGCTGAGAAGATTCTGATCGACAAGCTGCACGCCCGCGTCGCCGAGGGCAAGATCGAACTCAAGCTCAACGCGACCCTGGACGAAGTGCTGGGCGACAACATGGGCGTGACCGGTGCGCGCTTGAAGAACAACGACGGCAGTCAGGAAGATGTGAAGGTTGACGGTGTGTTCATCGCCATCGGCCACACACCGAACACCTCGCTGTTCGAAGGCCAACTGGCGCTCAAGGACGGCTACATGGTGGTTAATGGCGGCCGTGAAGGCAATGCCACGGCGACCAGTGTCGAGGGTGTGTTCGCGGCGGGCGACGTGGCTGACCACGTGTACCGTCAGGCGATCACCTCGGCCGGTGCCGGCTGCATGGCGGCCCTGGACGTCGAACGCTACCTGGACGGCCTGGCCAACGCCTCGTTCTGA
- a CDS encoding peroxiredoxin, whose product MSVLVNKQAPDFDAAAVLGDGSIVDSFKLSSLRGKYVVLFFWPLDFTFVCPSEIIAHNNRIARFRELGVEVVGVSIDSQFTHHAWRSTPVEKGGIGEVEFTMVADVKHEITRAYGIEHDAGVALRASFLIDKSGVVQHQVVNNLPLGRDVDEMVRLVEALQFTEEHGEVCPAGWRPGQKGMKADAQGVADYLASNAKGL is encoded by the coding sequence ATGAGCGTACTGGTAAACAAGCAAGCCCCTGATTTCGATGCCGCAGCAGTGCTGGGCGACGGTTCGATCGTCGACAGCTTCAAGCTGTCTTCGCTGCGTGGCAAATACGTGGTGCTGTTCTTCTGGCCGCTGGACTTCACCTTCGTTTGCCCTTCGGAAATCATTGCCCACAACAACCGCATTGCGCGCTTTCGCGAGCTGGGTGTTGAAGTGGTCGGCGTTTCCATCGACTCGCAGTTCACTCACCACGCCTGGCGCAGCACGCCGGTCGAGAAGGGCGGCATTGGCGAAGTCGAGTTCACCATGGTCGCTGACGTCAAGCACGAGATCACTCGCGCCTACGGCATCGAGCACGACGCTGGCGTGGCCCTGCGCGCTTCGTTCCTGATCGACAAGTCCGGTGTGGTTCAGCACCAGGTGGTCAACAACCTGCCACTGGGCCGTGACGTCGACGAAATGGTCCGTCTGGTCGAAGCCCTGCAGTTCACCGAAGAGCACGGCGAAGTTTGCCCGGCCGGCTGGCGCCCAGGCCAGAAAGGCATGAAAGCAGACGCCCAGGGCGTTGCTGATTACCTGGCTTCGAACGCCAAAGGCCTGTAA
- the cysZ gene encoding sulfate transporter CysZ — MPAPALTGPQYLAEGLKLILSPGLRLFVLLPLSINLLLFGGLVYLAVHQFGMWVDTFMPTLPDWLSFLSYILWPLFVLLVLLMVFFTFTMLANIIAAPFNGFLSEKVEAVVRGEDTSPPFSWGELAAMIPRTLAREARKLGYMLPRVIGLFILSFIPVVNLIATPLWLLFGVWMMAIQYIDYPADNNKMSWQDMLAWLRSKRWACLSFGGTVYAALLIPFVNIFMMPAAVAGATLFWVRERAEAGLSQANTGR, encoded by the coding sequence ATGCCCGCACCCGCCCTCACCGGCCCGCAATACCTCGCCGAAGGCCTGAAACTGATCCTCAGTCCTGGCCTGCGCCTGTTTGTCCTGCTGCCCTTGAGCATCAACCTGCTGCTGTTCGGGGGCCTGGTGTACCTGGCGGTGCATCAGTTCGGCATGTGGGTGGACACCTTCATGCCGACCCTGCCGGACTGGCTGAGCTTTCTGAGCTACATCCTGTGGCCGCTGTTCGTGTTGCTGGTGCTATTGATGGTGTTCTTCACCTTCACCATGCTGGCCAACATCATTGCCGCACCGTTCAACGGTTTTCTGTCGGAAAAGGTCGAGGCCGTGGTGCGCGGTGAAGACACCTCACCACCGTTCAGTTGGGGTGAACTGGCCGCCATGATTCCCCGCACTCTGGCTCGTGAAGCTCGCAAGCTGGGTTACATGTTGCCGCGGGTTATAGGGCTGTTCATCCTGTCGTTCATTCCGGTGGTCAACCTGATCGCGACCCCGCTGTGGCTGTTGTTCGGTGTATGGATGATGGCAATCCAATACATCGACTATCCCGCCGACAACAACAAAATGAGCTGGCAGGACATGCTCGCCTGGCTGCGCAGCAAACGCTGGGCCTGTTTGAGTTTTGGCGGCACGGTGTATGCCGCGTTGCTGATCCCGTTCGTCAATATTTTCATGATGCCGGCAGCGGTGGCCGGGGCGACGTTGTTCTGGGTCCGGGAGCGGGCCGAGGCAGGTTTGTCACAGGCTAATACTGGCCGTTAA
- a CDS encoding glycosyltransferase family 4 protein — MSTFLHVTLVTETYAPEINGVANTLGRLCEGLRLRGHKVELVRPRQGHEPAPAEPDELMLCRGWPIPGYPGLQWGQASMHKLLRRWQRKRPDVLYIATEGPLGLSALRAARRLGIAVVSGFHTNFAQYTQQYGMSFITRALTHYLRWFHNRSHFTLAPSVSQRLELQRRGFERVELLSRGVDSQLFNPSRRSAALRAEWGLEEDAIAVLHVGRLAAEKNLGLLKTCFEALSQNYPQYTLRLVIVGDGPQRQWLQRELPEAIFCGAQRGEALAEHFACGDMFLFPSLTETFGNVVLEALASGLAVVAYDEAAAGQHIRHGHNGALAMPGDEDAFVDAACWLLEDSETLRRVRLNARQHASRQGWNSIIDQFEGQLLNACAQDSAVPVKPVP; from the coding sequence ATGAGCACATTCCTGCATGTCACCCTGGTCACCGAAACCTATGCTCCCGAAATCAATGGCGTGGCCAATACCCTCGGGCGGCTGTGTGAAGGTTTGCGTCTGCGCGGTCACAAGGTCGAACTGGTCCGGCCCCGTCAGGGTCACGAGCCGGCACCTGCCGAGCCTGATGAGCTGATGCTCTGCCGTGGCTGGCCGATTCCGGGTTATCCGGGGCTGCAATGGGGCCAGGCCTCGATGCACAAGCTGTTACGCCGTTGGCAGCGCAAACGGCCAGACGTGCTGTACATCGCCACCGAGGGTCCTTTGGGGCTGTCTGCATTGCGCGCGGCAAGGCGGCTGGGTATCGCGGTGGTCAGCGGTTTCCACACCAACTTTGCGCAATACACCCAACAGTACGGCATGAGCTTCATTACCCGGGCGCTGACGCATTACCTGCGCTGGTTCCACAACCGTTCGCACTTCACCCTGGCCCCCAGCGTCAGCCAGCGCCTGGAGTTGCAACGCCGTGGCTTCGAGCGGGTCGAGCTATTGTCGCGTGGCGTGGACAGCCAATTGTTCAACCCGTCGCGGCGTTCGGCCGCCTTGCGCGCCGAATGGGGCCTTGAAGAAGATGCAATCGCCGTGCTGCACGTCGGTCGGCTGGCAGCGGAAAAAAACCTCGGTTTGCTCAAGACCTGCTTTGAGGCGCTGAGCCAGAATTATCCGCAGTACACGCTGCGTCTGGTGATCGTCGGTGATGGCCCACAGCGTCAGTGGCTGCAACGCGAACTGCCTGAGGCCATTTTCTGTGGGGCGCAACGCGGAGAAGCGCTGGCCGAGCATTTCGCTTGCGGCGACATGTTTCTGTTTCCCAGCCTGACCGAGACGTTTGGCAATGTGGTGCTTGAGGCGCTGGCGTCAGGACTGGCGGTGGTGGCTTATGACGAAGCGGCAGCCGGTCAGCACATTCGTCATGGACATAACGGTGCGCTGGCCATGCCGGGCGACGAGGATGCTTTCGTCGATGCCGCCTGCTGGCTGCTCGAAGACAGTGAAACCCTGCGCCGGGTGCGGCTTAACGCCAGGCAGCACGCCAGCCGCCAGGGCTGGAACAGCATCATTGATCAGTTCGAAGGGCAGTTGTTGAATGCCTGCGCGCAAGACAGTGCAGTGCCGGTAAAGCCCGTGCCTTGA
- a CDS encoding glutathione peroxidase, translating into MSAFHDITLTGLDGQALPLAPFKDKVVLVVNVASKCGLTPQYAALETLYQHYKDQGFSVLGLPCNQFAGQEPGTHAEIQSFCQLNYGVTFPLGEKLEVNGAHRHSLYRLLAGEGAEFPGDITWNFEKFLVNGKGAVVARFSPRTAPDDQAVIQAIEKALA; encoded by the coding sequence ATGAGTGCTTTTCACGACATCACCCTGACCGGGCTCGACGGGCAGGCTCTGCCTCTGGCGCCGTTCAAGGACAAGGTGGTACTGGTGGTCAACGTGGCCTCCAAATGTGGCCTGACACCTCAGTACGCAGCGCTTGAAACGCTCTATCAGCACTATAAAGACCAAGGCTTCAGCGTGTTGGGCCTGCCGTGCAACCAGTTCGCCGGGCAGGAGCCAGGCACCCACGCCGAGATCCAGTCGTTCTGCCAGCTCAATTACGGCGTGACCTTCCCGCTGGGTGAGAAGCTTGAGGTCAACGGCGCGCATCGTCATTCGCTGTACCGTCTGCTGGCCGGCGAAGGAGCGGAGTTTCCCGGTGACATCACCTGGAATTTCGAGAAATTTCTGGTCAATGGCAAAGGCGCGGTGGTCGCGCGGTTTTCGCCGCGCACTGCGCCGGATGATCAGGCTGTCATTCAGGCGATCGAGAAGGCCCTGGCCTGA
- a CDS encoding FKBP-type peptidyl-prolyl cis-trans isomerase: MPIAAQKAVSIDYTLTNDAGEVIDSSSGGAPLVYLHGAGNIIPGLEKALEGKDVGDELSVSIEPEDAYGEFSAELISTLSRSMFEGVDQLEVGMQFHASGPDGSMQIVTIRDLDGDDVTVDGNHPLAGQRLNFKVKVINIRDASQEELAHGHIHGEGGHHH; this comes from the coding sequence ATGCCTATCGCTGCCCAAAAGGCTGTCTCCATCGACTATACCCTGACCAACGACGCTGGTGAGGTCATCGACAGCTCGTCCGGCGGCGCGCCGCTGGTCTACCTGCACGGTGCCGGCAACATCATTCCAGGCCTGGAAAAAGCGCTGGAAGGCAAAGATGTAGGCGACGAGCTGAGCGTCTCCATCGAGCCTGAAGACGCTTACGGCGAGTTCTCTGCCGAGCTGATCAGCACCCTGAGCCGCAGCATGTTCGAAGGTGTCGACCAACTGGAAGTTGGCATGCAGTTCCACGCTTCCGGCCCGGACGGCAGCATGCAGATCGTCACCATCCGTGATCTGGACGGCGACGACGTGACGGTCGACGGCAACCACCCGCTGGCCGGTCAGCGCCTGAACTTCAAGGTCAAGGTCATCAATATTCGTGATGCCAGCCAGGAAGAACTGGCCCACGGCCATATTCATGGCGAAGGTGGCCATCACCACTGA
- the pta gene encoding phosphate acetyltransferase has protein sequence MQTFFIAPTDFGVGLTSISLGLVRTLEHAGLKVGFFKPIAQPHPGDTGPERSTELVARTHGLKPPTPLALSYVERMLGDGQLDELLEEIIRLYQQAAVGKDVLIVEGMVPTRHASYAARVNLHLAKSLDAEVILVSAPENEVLTELSGRVELQAQMFGGPKDPKVLGVILNKVRTEESMEAFAARLKEHSPLLRSGDFRLLGCIPYQADLNAPRTRDVAELLGAEVLNAGDYEQRRMAKIIICARTVVNTVHLLKPGVLVVTPGDRDDIILAVSLATMNGVPLAGMLLTSDIVPDPRIMELCRGALQAGLPVLSVSTGTYDTANRLNQLNKEIPVDDRERAEIITDFVAGHLDAEWLHQRCGTPRELRLSPAVFRYQLIQRAQASNKRIVLPEGSEPLIIQAAAICQARGIARCVLLARPAEVQAVAKAQGIELPAGLEIIDPDLIRQRYVEPMVELRKSKSLNAPMAEQQLEDPVVIGTMMLALDEVDGLVSGLVHSTANTIRPALQLVKTAPGCSLVSSVFFMLFPDQVLVYGDCIMNPHPSAQALAEIALQSADSAQTFGIAPRVAMISYSSGHADNDEEVAKVREATQLAREARRGLLIDGPLQYDAAANENDARQLAPNSQVAGRATVFVFPDLNTGNTTYKALQRSADCVTLGPMLQGLRKPVNDLPRGAQVDDIVHTIALTAIQADTLS, from the coding sequence ATGCAGACTTTTTTCATTGCGCCCACGGACTTCGGCGTGGGACTGACCTCCATCAGCCTGGGTCTGGTCCGGACCCTGGAACACGCCGGGCTCAAAGTCGGGTTCTTCAAGCCCATCGCCCAGCCACACCCTGGCGACACCGGCCCGGAACGCTCCACCGAACTGGTCGCCCGTACTCACGGCCTCAAGCCGCCCACTCCACTGGCGCTGTCGTATGTCGAGCGCATGCTGGGCGACGGCCAGCTCGATGAGCTGCTCGAAGAAATCATCCGCCTGTATCAACAGGCCGCAGTCGGCAAGGATGTACTGATCGTCGAGGGCATGGTCCCGACCCGGCACGCCAGCTACGCCGCACGGGTCAACCTGCATCTGGCCAAAAGCCTGGATGCCGAGGTGATACTGGTATCGGCACCGGAAAACGAAGTGCTGACCGAACTGTCCGGCCGGGTTGAATTGCAGGCCCAGATGTTTGGCGGCCCGAAAGACCCGAAGGTTTTAGGCGTGATTCTCAACAAGGTGCGCACCGAAGAAAGCATGGAGGCTTTCGCTGCCCGCTTGAAAGAGCACTCGCCCTTGCTGCGCAGCGGTGACTTTCGCTTGCTCGGCTGCATTCCTTATCAAGCCGACCTGAATGCCCCGCGTACCCGCGATGTGGCTGAACTGCTCGGCGCCGAGGTGCTCAATGCCGGCGATTATGAGCAGCGGCGCATGGCCAAGATCATCATTTGCGCACGCACCGTGGTCAACACGGTGCACTTGCTCAAACCTGGCGTGCTGGTGGTCACCCCTGGCGACCGCGACGACATCATCCTGGCCGTCAGCCTGGCCACCATGAACGGCGTACCGCTGGCCGGCATGCTGCTGACCAGCGATATCGTGCCCGACCCACGCATCATGGAACTGTGCCGTGGCGCGCTGCAGGCTGGCCTGCCAGTGCTGTCGGTGAGCACCGGCACCTACGACACCGCCAACCGGCTGAACCAGCTCAACAAGGAAATTCCTGTCGATGACCGGGAGCGGGCCGAGATCATCACCGATTTCGTGGCCGGCCATCTGGACGCCGAATGGCTGCATCAGCGCTGCGGCACGCCACGGGAACTGCGTCTGTCGCCGGCGGTATTCCGCTATCAGTTGATCCAGCGCGCTCAGGCCAGCAACAAGCGCATCGTATTGCCTGAAGGCAGCGAGCCGCTGATTATCCAGGCGGCGGCCATCTGCCAAGCTCGCGGCATTGCGCGCTGCGTCTTGCTGGCAAGGCCCGCTGAAGTCCAGGCCGTGGCCAAGGCGCAAGGTATCGAGCTGCCAGCGGGGCTGGAAATCATTGATCCGGACCTGATTCGCCAGCGTTATGTCGAACCGATGGTCGAGCTGCGCAAGAGCAAGAGCCTCAATGCACCGATGGCCGAGCAGCAACTGGAAGATCCGGTGGTGATCGGCACCATGATGCTGGCCCTCGATGAAGTCGACGGCCTGGTCTCGGGTCTGGTGCACTCTACCGCCAACACCATTCGCCCGGCCCTGCAACTGGTCAAGACCGCACCGGGCTGCAGCCTGGTGTCTTCGGTATTTTTCATGCTGTTCCCGGATCAGGTGCTGGTCTATGGCGACTGCATCATGAACCCGCACCCCAGTGCCCAGGCGCTGGCTGAAATCGCCCTGCAAAGCGCCGACTCGGCGCAAACCTTTGGCATTGCGCCACGGGTGGCGATGATCAGCTACTCCAGCGGCCACGCGGATAACGATGAAGAAGTGGCAAAGGTCCGCGAAGCCACGCAATTGGCCCGTGAGGCGCGCCGTGGCCTGCTGATCGACGGCCCGTTGCAGTACGACGCAGCGGCCAACGAAAACGACGCCCGGCAACTGGCGCCCAATAGCCAGGTGGCAGGGCGCGCCACGGTGTTTGTGTTTCCCGATCTCAACACCGGTAACACCACCTACAAGGCCTTACAACGCAGTGCTGACTGCGTGACGCTGGGGCCGATGCTGCAAGGCCTGCGCAAGCCGGTCAATGACCTGCCGCGTGGTGCACAGGTCGATGATATTGTGCACACCATCGCCCTGACCGCCATTCAGGCCGACACATTGTCCTGA
- a CDS encoding acyltransferase: MAFLPAPLRGVVAALLLALNTLACCIPLFVVTVFKLCLPFAAAQRLSNRVMNLIQESWIANNNAWIRLLTGTRWHLSGLEGLDYQHSYLVTSNHQSWVDIMVLQFLLNKRIRPLKFFLKQELIWVPVIGLAWWALGFPFMKRYSKAYLAKHPEKRGKDLETTRRTCAKFRDNPVSIFNFAEGTRFTPAKHAEQQSPFRHLLKPKAGGIAFVLDAMGEQLESIVNVTLYYPNGQPGYWDLLCGRVGQVVAHFDEVPIPAGFIGKSYDQDQAYRQAFQQWINALWEEKDRLLDQLAIEHPATGRQRR; the protein is encoded by the coding sequence ATGGCTTTCCTGCCTGCCCCTTTGCGTGGCGTTGTTGCCGCGCTGCTGTTGGCGCTCAACACGCTGGCCTGCTGTATTCCGCTGTTTGTGGTGACCGTGTTCAAGCTCTGCCTGCCGTTCGCCGCTGCCCAGCGCTTGAGTAACAGGGTCATGAATCTGATCCAGGAAAGCTGGATCGCCAACAACAACGCCTGGATTCGCCTGCTGACCGGCACCCGCTGGCACCTGAGCGGCCTGGAAGGTCTGGATTACCAGCACTCCTATCTGGTGACCAGCAATCACCAGAGCTGGGTCGACATCATGGTGCTGCAATTCTTGCTTAATAAACGCATTCGGCCGTTGAAGTTCTTTCTCAAGCAAGAGCTGATCTGGGTGCCGGTGATCGGTCTTGCCTGGTGGGCACTGGGCTTTCCGTTCATGAAGCGCTATTCCAAGGCTTACCTGGCCAAACACCCTGAAAAGCGCGGCAAAGACCTGGAAACCACGCGACGCACCTGCGCGAAGTTTCGCGACAACCCGGTAAGCATTTTCAACTTCGCCGAAGGCACCCGCTTTACCCCGGCCAAACACGCCGAACAGCAGTCGCCGTTTCGTCACCTGCTAAAACCCAAGGCTGGCGGTATCGCCTTTGTGCTCGATGCGATGGGCGAACAACTTGAGTCGATCGTCAACGTGACCCTCTATTACCCCAATGGCCAACCTGGCTACTGGGACCTGCTGTGCGGGCGGGTCGGTCAGGTGGTCGCGCATTTCGATGAGGTGCCTATCCCGGCCGGGTTCATCGGCAAAAGCTACGATCAGGATCAAGCCTACCGCCAGGCCTTCCAGCAGTGGATCAATGCATTGTGGGAAGAGAAAGACCGGCTGCTGGATCAATTGGCAATCGAGCACCCCGCCACAGGCCGTCAGCGCCGATAA
- a CDS encoding OmpA family protein, with translation MLITPRLIIAATAVALLAGCASPNPYDNQGGYGGNQGGYGNQEQQGMSRTAKYGGLGALAGAVAGAAIDHNNRGKGALIGAAVVGAASAGYGYYADRQEAALRARMANTGVEVQRQGDQIKLIMPGNITFATDSAAIASSFYSPLNNLAGSLKQFNQNNIEIIGYTDSTGSRQHNMDLSQQRAQSVATYLTSQGVDPTHLSVRGAGPDSPIASNADANGRAQNRRVEVNLKPIPGQQYDQYQQ, from the coding sequence ATGTTGATCACGCCCCGACTGATTATTGCCGCCACTGCCGTTGCCCTGCTGGCCGGCTGCGCCTCGCCCAACCCCTACGATAACCAGGGAGGTTATGGCGGCAATCAAGGCGGTTACGGCAACCAGGAGCAACAGGGTATGAGCCGTACCGCCAAGTATGGCGGGCTCGGCGCCCTCGCAGGCGCTGTGGCAGGTGCTGCCATTGACCATAACAACCGTGGCAAGGGGGCGCTGATCGGTGCGGCGGTGGTCGGTGCCGCTTCGGCCGGCTACGGCTACTACGCAGACCGTCAGGAAGCTGCGCTGCGCGCGCGGATGGCCAATACCGGGGTTGAGGTGCAGCGTCAGGGTGACCAGATCAAGCTGATCATGCCTGGCAACATTACCTTCGCCACCGATTCGGCCGCCATCGCCAGCAGCTTCTATTCGCCGCTTAATAACCTGGCGGGCTCACTCAAGCAGTTCAACCAGAACAATATCGAGATCATCGGTTACACCGACAGCACCGGCAGCCGCCAGCACAACATGGACCTGTCCCAGCAGCGCGCGCAGAGCGTGGCGACTTACCTGACTTCCCAAGGGGTCGATCCGACGCACTTGTCGGTGCGCGGTGCCGGCCCTGACTCACCGATTGCCAGCAATGCCGATGCCAATGGCCGTGCCCAGAACCGCCGGGTCGAGGTCAATCTCAAGCCGATTCCGGGCCAGCAGTACGATCAGTATCAGCAGTAA
- a CDS encoding HD-GYP domain-containing protein, producing the protein MLRKILVSDLALGMHIHEFCRPRTNDPFWIGQVEAVLRDIEVLERIKRSDTLEVWIDTCRGKAPDTCSPVQNADVAPVSLDKELLRARLICGRAKNAVMSMFAEAKMGHALNTDDIELLIEEISGSVMRNPHALISLSRLKNSDEYTYMHSVAVCALMVALARRMDLPEDQVRDAGVAGLMHDVGKMMMNPDILNKPGQLTREEFEAMKSHPEAGLKILEGSCQVTRAVMDVCLHHHEKFDGSGYPHGLVGEEISLFARMGAVCDVYDAITSDRPYKKAWGAARAIREMATWKGHFDDKIFQHFVKTVGIYPVGALVRLESGRLAVVMEQSEQSLLTPKVKVIMSARTGKPLEHRIVHLGKSQEADSIIKFECPHEWGIEKFNELWAGAPLN; encoded by the coding sequence ATGCTAAGAAAAATACTGGTATCCGACCTCGCCCTGGGCATGCATATCCACGAATTCTGCCGGCCCAGAACCAACGATCCGTTCTGGATCGGACAGGTCGAGGCTGTGCTGCGTGATATCGAAGTTCTCGAACGCATCAAGCGTTCTGACACGCTGGAAGTGTGGATTGACACCTGCCGCGGCAAAGCCCCTGACACTTGCTCGCCTGTGCAGAATGCGGATGTCGCACCGGTCAGCCTCGATAAAGAGCTGCTGCGCGCCAGATTGATTTGCGGACGTGCGAAAAACGCCGTCATGTCCATGTTTGCCGAAGCCAAGATGGGCCACGCACTCAATACCGACGATATCGAACTGCTGATCGAGGAGATTTCCGGCTCGGTCATGCGCAACCCGCATGCGCTGATCAGCCTGTCGCGCCTGAAAAACTCCGATGAATATACCTACATGCATTCGGTGGCGGTCTGCGCCCTGATGGTCGCACTGGCCAGGCGCATGGACCTGCCCGAAGACCAGGTGCGTGACGCCGGGGTTGCCGGTCTGATGCATGACGTGGGCAAGATGATGATGAACCCGGACATTCTCAACAAGCCCGGACAACTGACCCGCGAAGAGTTCGAGGCGATGAAATCGCACCCGGAAGCCGGGCTGAAAATCCTTGAAGGCAGTTGCCAGGTTACCCGTGCAGTGATGGACGTCTGCCTGCATCATCACGAGAAATTCGACGGCAGCGGCTATCCCCATGGCCTGGTGGGTGAAGAGATCAGCTTGTTCGCCAGAATGGGCGCGGTGTGTGATGTCTACGACGCCATAACCTCTGACCGGCCCTACAAGAAAGCCTGGGGAGCCGCCCGGGCGATCCGTGAAATGGCCACCTGGAAAGGCCATTTCGACGACAAGATCTTCCAGCACTTCGTCAAGACCGTGGGCATCTACCCGGTGGGCGCGCTGGTGCGCCTGGAAAGCGGGCGGCTGGCAGTGGTCATGGAACAATCCGAACAGTCGCTGCTGACCCCCAAGGTCAAGGTGATCATGTCGGCGCGCACCGGCAAGCCGCTGGAGCACCGCATCGTGCACCTGGGCAAGAGCCAGGAAGCCGACAGCATCATCAAGTTCGAATGCCCCCATGAATGGGGGATCGAGAAATTCAACGAATTGTGGGCCGGGGCGCCGCTCAACTAA